The following are encoded in a window of Acinonyx jubatus isolate Ajub_Pintada_27869175 chromosome D4, VMU_Ajub_asm_v1.0, whole genome shotgun sequence genomic DNA:
- the LOC106965795 gene encoding olfactory receptor 5C1, whose translation MTAENFTWAPAEFILLGITDRWDLRVTLFLIFLPVYLVSLLGNVGMVLLIQVDARLHTPMYFFLANLSLLDTCYSSAIAPKMLVDLLLPHATIPYTACALQMFVFAGLADAECCLLAAMAYDRYVAIGNPLLYTTAMSQRVCLALLGASGLGGAVSAIVHTTFTFRLNFCRSREVNSFFCDIPPLLAISCNDTSLNELLLFAICGFIQTATVLVIVVSYGFIAGAVIHMPSAEGRRRAASTCGSHLTAVTMLYGTLTFMYLRPSSSYALDTDKMASVFYTLVIPALNPLIYSLRNKEVKEAVRRTWSRFRRPGPEYE comes from the coding sequence ATGACTGCAGAGAACTTCACGTGGGCCCCTGCTGAATTCATCCTCCTGGGCATCACGGATCGCTGGGACCTACGTGTGACCCTCTTCCTGATTTTCCTACCAGTCTACCTGGTGAGCTTGCTGGGAAACGTGGGCATGGTGCTGCTAATCCAAGTGGATGCCCGGCTCCACACACCTatgtacttcttcctggccaACCTCTCCCTGCTAGACACCTGCTATTCCTCAGCCATCGCCCCCAAGATGCTGGTGGACTTACTGCTGCCCCACGCCACCATCCCTTACACGGCCTGTGCCCTCCAGATGTTTGTGTTCGCAGGGCTGGCTGATGCTGAGTGTTGCCTGTTGGCAGcgatggcctatgaccgctacgTGGCCATCGGAAACCCTCTTCTCTACACAACAGCCATGTCGCAGCGTGTATGCCTGGCCTTGCTGGGAGCATCAGGCCTGGGCGGGGCAGTGAGTGCCATTGTCCACACGACTTTCACCTTCCGCCTGAATTTCTGCCGCTCCCGGGAGGTCAACAGCTTCTTCTGTGATATCCCTCCACTGCTGGCTATCTCCTGCAATGACACCAGTCTCAATGAGCTCCTCCTCTTTGCCATCTGTGGCTTCATCCAGACAGCCACGGTGTTGGTTATTGTCGTGTCATATGGTTTCATTGCCGGGGCTGTGATTCACATGCCCTCGGCTGAGGGCCGTCGGCGAGCAGCCTCTACCTGTGGCTCCCACCTCACGGCTGTAACCATGCTGTATGGGACACTCACTTTCATGTACCTGCGTCCCAGCTCCAGCTATGCCCTGGACACTGACAAGATGGCATCCGTGTTCTACACTCTTGTCATCCCAGCTCTCAACCCTCTCATCTACAGCCTCCGCAACAAGGAGGTCAAGGAGGCAGTCAGAAGAACCTGGAGCCGATTCCGCCGTCCAGGTCCGGAGTACGAATGA